A genomic segment from Gracilimonas sediminicola encodes:
- a CDS encoding alpha/beta hydrolase, whose amino-acid sequence MVIEVFVPEDYDPDSTYPLLLLNDGEDMFGGGSWGMDRVLQRLISDQKIKPVIAAAIYNQGQRMNWYIPYEDRWITTNWGPYTPSASGYAQDIFDYVIPYMDEHFSVDTSEVAIMGASLGGLISTWMGLKFPEKIKYSAGLSGSLWVADYSIFSEVEGSYDSGQKFWFDIGTTEWNYYVPLYTELDKHGVTPGENSFYYEVPNAAHVPSDWLQRIHLPLLAFFSPKTNPVPESLEVVLECIPSQSTPGRHFRRLNPIITLTNGVEYSLAHTASYSVLSGDAELGSEGSFRNNPQTEIEILVEYDSFSEAVDIPVGWCP is encoded by the coding sequence ATGGTAATTGAGGTTTTTGTACCTGAAGATTACGATCCGGATTCAACGTATCCATTGCTGTTACTTAACGATGGTGAGGACATGTTTGGTGGCGGTTCCTGGGGAATGGACCGGGTGCTTCAGAGATTAATTTCGGATCAGAAAATCAAACCTGTGATTGCAGCCGCTATTTACAATCAGGGGCAACGAATGAATTGGTACATCCCCTACGAAGACCGTTGGATTACCACTAACTGGGGGCCTTATACCCCAAGTGCATCCGGCTATGCACAAGACATTTTTGATTATGTGATTCCTTATATGGATGAACACTTTTCTGTGGATACCAGCGAAGTCGCAATAATGGGAGCTTCTTTAGGGGGACTAATCTCAACCTGGATGGGGCTTAAATTTCCTGAAAAAATAAAATACTCAGCAGGACTGTCCGGTTCTCTTTGGGTAGCTGATTACAGCATCTTCTCGGAAGTGGAAGGCTCGTACGATTCCGGACAAAAATTCTGGTTCGATATCGGCACCACCGAATGGAACTACTATGTTCCCCTATATACTGAACTTGACAAGCATGGTGTTACACCCGGCGAGAACAGTTTTTATTATGAAGTACCAAATGCAGCTCATGTTCCATCAGACTGGCTCCAACGCATACACCTGCCTTTATTAGCTTTCTTCAGTCCCAAAACAAACCCTGTTCCGGAATCACTTGAGGTTGTTCTTGAGTGTATTCCCAGCCAGTCTACTCCGGGAAGACACTTCAGAAGGCTTAACCCAATCATTACGCTGACTAATGGAGTTGAATATTCGCTTGCCCACACCGCTTCTTACTCAGTGTTAAGTGGCGATGCAGAACTGGGTTCAGAGGGCAGCTTCAGAAATAATCCCCAAACTGAAATTGAGATATTAGTAGAATATGACTCCTTTTCAGAAGCCGTAGATATACCGGTGGGCTGGTGTCCATAA
- a CDS encoding alpha/beta hydrolase family protein, giving the protein MNTTKFKIVTLALLTVFLYSCSVNKGDNRSFTEVSFSTSDSVKIYGNLYIEDSTSPLILLFHQGGSNSRAEYNPIIPDLLKEGYNILAIDQCMGGQTYGKYNRTIAEFETNPYTYCDAYKDLEATLNYAKNTSRFSGDIIAWGSSYSGSLAIQLGSKNSSSIKGVIAFSPASGGPMAPCKPDEYLTNMETPVLVVRPKSEAEIESVKDQLRIVYESGHQYYLAENGVHGSSLLVEERVGNDVEENWNIILNFISEITNQDN; this is encoded by the coding sequence ATGAACACAACTAAATTCAAAATAGTAACTCTGGCTTTGCTAACTGTGTTTTTATATAGCTGTTCAGTTAATAAGGGAGATAACAGATCATTTACAGAAGTGAGTTTTTCAACTTCTGATTCAGTCAAAATCTATGGTAACCTTTATATAGAAGATTCCACTTCTCCATTGATTCTATTATTTCATCAGGGTGGTTCAAATTCAAGGGCAGAGTACAATCCAATCATCCCTGATTTACTGAAGGAAGGCTATAATATTCTGGCAATAGACCAATGTATGGGCGGGCAAACATATGGTAAGTATAACCGAACAATTGCCGAGTTTGAGACTAACCCCTATACCTATTGTGATGCTTACAAAGATCTTGAAGCTACGCTTAATTACGCTAAGAATACCTCACGATTTTCAGGTGATATAATTGCATGGGGAAGCAGTTACAGTGGCTCATTGGCTATTCAGTTAGGATCAAAAAACAGTTCATCCATTAAAGGAGTCATTGCATTCTCACCGGCTTCGGGAGGTCCGATGGCACCCTGTAAGCCGGATGAATATTTGACAAACATGGAAACGCCTGTATTGGTAGTGAGACCAAAAAGTGAAGCAGAAATTGAAAGTGTTAAGGATCAATTGAGAATAGTATATGAAAGCGGACATCAGTATTACCTGGCTGAAAATGGAGTTCATGGATCCTCATTGCTGGTAGAAGAAAGGGTAGGTAATGATGTAGAAGAGAACTGGAATATAATCCTGAATTTCATTTCAGAAATTACAAACCAGGATAACTGA
- a CDS encoding DoxX family protein, giving the protein MKKLNEFLNKHSKFGEIFIRIMLGFHLIYGTQDNVFSWDRMLEFSSFLEGFGFPFPIVSAVVSVYAQFFCGIMYIVGFHVRVAALIMVLNFIVAIIMVHIGDSYPGMFPAIVMLAGSLYLLFNGSKVLSIK; this is encoded by the coding sequence ATGAAAAAACTAAACGAGTTTTTAAATAAGCACTCAAAGTTTGGTGAAATATTCATACGAATTATGCTTGGTTTCCATCTCATTTATGGTACCCAAGACAATGTATTTTCATGGGACCGAATGTTGGAATTTTCCTCTTTCCTGGAAGGATTTGGATTTCCTTTTCCGATAGTTTCAGCGGTAGTATCCGTGTATGCTCAGTTCTTTTGCGGGATAATGTATATAGTAGGGTTTCATGTCCGGGTAGCCGCTTTGATTATGGTTTTAAATTTTATTGTTGCCATAATTATGGTTCATATCGGAGACAGCTATCCCGGAATGTTTCCTGCCATAGTGATGCTTGCTGGTTCTTTATACTTGCTGTTTAATGGAAGTAAAGTTCTTTCGATCAAGTAA
- a CDS encoding sensor histidine kinase, protein MRFNTLKNRLIISFTLAMPSYTLLYLIRGYDFADMTLYSHVEYSIAVFIILIALFEVHTLKSQWLERWIPWQQKVPQRLWAEIGCTAILTPAIVTPVMVLLYQTLWDMSVWFPGMIEYNLFALSFSLSIAAFVNADVIIKEWKKSLLENEILEKENAKARLSVLQAQISPHFLFNNFNVLNALIDEDPKLAQKYLDTLSDIYRYVLNQKNEELVLLRDEIEFIKNYLFLLRIRFNEKLTCNISANGHGDYRVPSATLQILVENAVKHNEISSRHPMEISIKVKGDDQLEVRNNLQPKKSSVKSTEVGLKNISDRYKYFTNKPVHIEKNEHEFVVRIPILKMNV, encoded by the coding sequence ATGAGGTTTAACACCCTTAAAAACAGACTCATTATTTCTTTTACGCTGGCCATGCCCTCGTACACGCTTTTGTATTTGATCAGGGGGTATGATTTTGCGGACATGACCCTGTACTCACACGTGGAGTATTCCATAGCCGTTTTTATTATTCTGATTGCGTTATTCGAGGTTCATACCCTGAAAAGCCAGTGGCTGGAAAGGTGGATCCCCTGGCAGCAAAAAGTACCACAGCGGCTTTGGGCCGAAATCGGGTGTACGGCAATACTGACTCCCGCTATCGTAACCCCGGTAATGGTGCTGTTATATCAAACCTTGTGGGATATGAGCGTTTGGTTTCCCGGAATGATAGAGTACAATCTTTTTGCCCTCAGCTTTTCGCTTTCCATTGCCGCTTTTGTGAATGCTGATGTAATTATTAAAGAGTGGAAAAAGTCGTTACTGGAAAATGAGATCCTTGAAAAGGAGAACGCAAAAGCAAGGCTGAGTGTGCTTCAGGCTCAGATAAGTCCTCATTTTCTGTTCAACAATTTTAACGTATTGAACGCCTTAATTGACGAAGACCCTAAACTGGCTCAAAAATATCTGGATACGCTGAGTGACATTTACCGGTATGTACTCAACCAAAAAAACGAAGAGCTGGTATTACTGCGGGATGAAATTGAATTCATAAAAAACTACCTGTTCTTACTCCGAATCAGGTTCAATGAAAAGCTGACCTGCAATATTTCTGCAAACGGACACGGAGATTACAGGGTGCCATCGGCAACGCTGCAAATATTGGTTGAAAATGCAGTGAAACATAATGAGATTTCCTCCCGGCACCCGATGGAGATTTCAATTAAGGTAAAGGGAGATGATCAACTTGAAGTCCGAAATAACCTTCAACCCAAAAAGAGTTCGGTTAAAAGCACGGAAGTAGGGCTGAAAAATATTTCCGATCGGTATAAATACTTTACGAATAAACCGGTGCATATTGAAAAGAACGAGCACGAGTTTGTGGTTCGGATACCAATACTAAAAATGAATGTGTGA
- the rocD gene encoding ornithine--oxo-acid transaminase, which translates to MIDSKQAIALENEYGAHNYHPLPVVLSKGKGVHVWDPEGNKYYDFLSAYSAVNQGHSHPKIIQALTEQANTLSLTSRAFYNNVLGEYEKYITDYFGFDKVLPMNTGAEGVETAIKICRKWAYEKKGIPEQEAQIIVLENNFHGRTTTVISFSNDPDARKNFGPYTPGFIKIPYNDIDALQEALKQPNIAGLLAEPIQGEAGVVVPDDGYISKTAALCKENNVLFIADEIQTGIARTGSLLAVCGDCTCAGNCERQPTYTKPDMLILGKALSGGAYPVSAVLADDHIMEVIKPGQHGSTYGGNPLACKVAIAALDVVQDEKLAQNARKLGNIFRDEMNKLVEEFDLFVKVRGKGLLNAVIINDSPDSDTAWRFCVALKDNGLLAKPTHGNIIRFAPPLVMTEEELMDCVEIIRKTVTQFKESK; encoded by the coding sequence ATGATAGACAGCAAGCAAGCGATAGCACTGGAAAATGAATACGGAGCACATAATTATCACCCCCTGCCGGTAGTGTTATCGAAGGGAAAGGGTGTGCATGTCTGGGACCCTGAAGGAAACAAGTATTATGATTTTTTATCGGCCTATTCTGCTGTCAACCAGGGTCACAGCCATCCTAAAATAATCCAGGCTTTAACCGAGCAGGCTAACACGCTCAGCCTCACCTCCCGCGCTTTCTACAATAATGTGCTTGGAGAATATGAGAAGTACATCACCGACTATTTTGGGTTCGATAAGGTACTTCCCATGAACACCGGTGCCGAGGGAGTTGAGACGGCTATCAAAATTTGTCGGAAATGGGCCTATGAGAAAAAGGGGATTCCCGAGCAGGAAGCTCAAATCATTGTATTGGAGAATAACTTCCATGGGCGGACTACCACGGTCATCTCTTTTTCCAATGATCCGGATGCCCGTAAAAATTTCGGCCCTTATACTCCCGGCTTTATCAAGATACCTTATAATGATATAGATGCACTGCAAGAGGCTTTAAAACAACCGAATATTGCCGGCTTGCTGGCCGAGCCGATTCAGGGAGAAGCCGGAGTCGTGGTACCTGATGATGGTTACATCTCGAAAACAGCCGCCCTTTGTAAAGAAAACAATGTGCTTTTTATCGCTGATGAAATTCAGACCGGTATTGCACGAACCGGAAGCTTACTTGCCGTGTGCGGGGATTGCACCTGCGCCGGTAATTGCGAGCGACAGCCTACCTACACCAAGCCCGATATGCTCATTTTAGGAAAGGCCTTATCCGGAGGCGCTTATCCGGTTTCAGCGGTGCTGGCTGATGATCATATTATGGAAGTCATCAAACCCGGGCAGCACGGCTCTACTTATGGTGGAAACCCGCTGGCATGTAAAGTTGCCATCGCCGCTTTAGATGTAGTGCAGGATGAGAAACTGGCTCAGAATGCACGCAAGCTGGGCAACATCTTCCGGGATGAGATGAATAAACTGGTTGAAGAATTTGACCTGTTTGTGAAGGTGCGCGGCAAAGGATTACTGAATGCCGTCATTATCAACGACTCTCCTGATAGTGATACCGCGTGGAGATTTTGTGTAGCCCTTAAGGACAACGGACTACTCGCAAAACCAACGCATGGTAACATCATTCGCTTTGCGCCACCTTTGGTTATGACTGAAGAAGAGCTGATGGATTGTGTCGAGATCATCAGAAAAACCGTTACTCAGTTTAAAGAAAGTAAGTAG
- a CDS encoding DUF5655 domain-containing protein — translation MSDIKLFKLDGDKAVELEGTSAKVEKSLQARMETNLDTYLGVSYLETEYSTGSNHGGRIDTLGIDENGSPVIIEYKRSMNENVINQGLFYLDWLLDHKAEFELLVMNKLGNKYSENIDWSSPRLLCIAGDFTKYDEHAVKQMNRNIELIRYKNFGDNLLLLELVNVAEANNKATSSNRSVTQKNVSDYLSEADSELSDLYHSLRDYMLNLGDDVQEKTLKHYVAYKRIKNFACVEVHPQSKKLYVYIKINPDEVELQDGFSRDVREIGHYGTGDLEITLRKQDDLERAQSLIFKSYELS, via the coding sequence ATGTCGGATATAAAATTATTCAAATTAGATGGTGACAAGGCTGTTGAACTAGAGGGTACATCAGCAAAGGTAGAAAAGTCTCTGCAAGCAAGAATGGAGACTAACTTGGATACTTATCTCGGGGTAAGTTATTTAGAGACTGAATATTCAACAGGATCAAATCATGGTGGAAGAATTGACACCCTGGGCATTGATGAAAATGGAAGTCCTGTAATTATTGAGTATAAAAGATCAATGAATGAAAATGTCATTAATCAAGGTCTCTTCTATTTAGATTGGTTACTCGATCACAAGGCTGAATTTGAGTTGTTGGTTATGAATAAGCTTGGTAACAAGTATTCGGAAAATATTGACTGGTCAAGCCCCCGATTATTATGTATCGCAGGTGATTTTACTAAGTATGATGAGCATGCAGTAAAACAAATGAATAGAAATATCGAACTAATTAGATATAAGAATTTTGGAGATAACCTACTCTTATTAGAATTAGTGAATGTGGCCGAGGCCAATAATAAAGCTACTTCATCAAATCGAAGTGTAACTCAAAAGAATGTCTCAGATTATTTGAGTGAAGCCGATTCTGAATTAAGTGACCTCTATCACTCTTTAAGGGACTATATGCTGAATTTAGGTGATGATGTCCAAGAAAAGACTTTAAAGCATTATGTAGCCTACAAGAGAATTAAAAACTTTGCATGCGTAGAAGTTCATCCACAAAGCAAAAAGCTTTATGTGTATATAAAAATAAACCCGGATGAAGTTGAGTTACAAGATGGTTTTTCAAGAGACGTGAGAGAGATTGGCCACTATGGTACAGGTGATTTAGAGATCACTTTGAGAAAACAAGATGATCTTGAACGTGCCCAATCTCTCATATTCAAGAGCTACGAGCTAAGTTAA
- the lat gene encoding L-lysine 6-transaminase — MTITPDQVRSVLSKHMLTDGYEMVLDLEESEGPYLYDSKSGKRYLDFFTFFASNPLGMNHPKLAQDDDFIAKLGRVAINKPSNSDIYTKDMAEFMESFDRVGIPDYMPYSFFISGGALAVENAMKVAFDWKVQKNFEKGYREEKGHKVLHFEKAFHGRSGYTLSVTNTVPNKVKYFPKFDWPRVISPAMTYPATKENVQHTAAQEQLALAQAERYFEQFKDDIACILIEPIQGEGGDRHFRQEFHQALRDLADKHEALLIYDEVQTGVGMTGKFWAHEHYVKPDILAFGKKAQVCGILAGKRVDEVETNCFHVSSRINSTWGGNLVDMVRFGRILDVIEEENLVDNAAKVGNYLQTRLEALADQHEYFTNPRGKGLFCAIDLPDGHSRDAVIKECVNNGLMILSCGPNTVRFRPPLTITQDQIDEGLDILEKAYKTSLDKCPVAD; from the coding sequence ATGACAATTACCCCTGATCAGGTTCGATCTGTGTTAAGTAAACATATGCTTACCGATGGTTATGAGATGGTACTCGACCTTGAGGAAAGCGAAGGACCTTATCTTTACGACTCCAAGTCGGGTAAACGCTATCTCGATTTCTTTACTTTTTTTGCTTCTAATCCATTGGGGATGAACCACCCGAAACTGGCTCAGGATGATGATTTTATTGCCAAATTAGGTCGTGTAGCCATTAACAAACCGTCCAATTCCGACATCTACACGAAGGACATGGCCGAGTTTATGGAATCATTCGACCGTGTGGGAATTCCCGATTACATGCCCTATTCCTTTTTCATTTCCGGTGGAGCGTTAGCTGTTGAAAACGCCATGAAAGTTGCCTTTGACTGGAAGGTGCAGAAGAATTTCGAAAAAGGATACCGGGAAGAGAAAGGGCATAAGGTGCTTCATTTTGAAAAAGCATTTCACGGGCGTTCGGGCTACACGTTGTCGGTCACCAATACGGTTCCCAACAAAGTAAAATACTTTCCAAAATTTGACTGGCCCCGTGTAATCAGCCCTGCTATGACCTACCCTGCCACCAAAGAAAATGTACAACATACGGCCGCTCAGGAGCAATTAGCTCTTGCTCAGGCCGAACGATATTTCGAGCAGTTTAAAGATGACATCGCCTGCATTCTGATTGAACCTATACAGGGAGAAGGTGGCGACCGTCACTTCCGACAGGAATTCCATCAGGCGCTCAGAGATTTAGCTGATAAACACGAAGCCTTACTGATCTACGATGAAGTTCAAACCGGAGTTGGCATGACAGGTAAATTCTGGGCTCATGAGCATTATGTTAAACCCGACATCCTCGCGTTTGGTAAGAAGGCGCAGGTATGTGGCATCCTGGCCGGCAAGCGTGTAGATGAAGTTGAAACCAATTGCTTTCATGTTTCATCCCGTATTAATTCTACCTGGGGTGGAAACTTAGTGGATATGGTTCGCTTCGGCCGTATTCTGGATGTAATCGAAGAAGAGAACCTGGTTGATAATGCGGCTAAAGTAGGGAACTATCTGCAAACCAGACTGGAAGCCCTGGCCGACCAGCACGAGTATTTTACCAATCCTCGAGGTAAAGGATTATTCTGCGCCATCGACCTGCCCGATGGCCACTCCCGCGATGCCGTGATCAAAGAATGCGTGAATAACGGGCTGATGATCCTTTCCTGTGGTCCGAACACCGTGCGTTTCCGTCCGCCGCTTACTATTACGCAAGATCAGATTGATGAGGGGCTGGATATACTTGAGAAGGCATACAAAACTTCGCTGGATAAATGCCCGGTTGCTGATTAA
- a CDS encoding LytR/AlgR family response regulator transcription factor, whose product MKILICEDEAPASKQISKHIKAVQKDAEIVAAVETGEEALSEIRKHDLDLIFMDVELADGPCFETLDNIEINTPIIFTTAYDEYALKAFKLNSIDYLVKPITRDDIAKGLEKYKRVKKTFEKGPAFKFAKEILNEDNYKDRFLVKLGRKLFPLKVDEIAYFMASDKLVWLVTNQKKKYIINFTLAELEEMLNPELFFRLNRQFIAHINSVKDLEPYFKGQVTVNLTPPVEYEIIISRNKTPELKEWLGV is encoded by the coding sequence ATGAAAATTCTTATTTGTGAGGATGAGGCTCCCGCCAGCAAGCAGATTTCAAAACATATAAAGGCCGTACAGAAAGATGCAGAGATTGTGGCTGCCGTTGAAACCGGCGAGGAAGCATTATCTGAAATCAGAAAGCATGACCTGGATTTAATTTTTATGGATGTGGAATTGGCAGACGGGCCCTGCTTCGAAACGCTGGACAACATTGAGATAAATACGCCCATTATTTTCACTACGGCTTACGATGAATATGCACTTAAAGCATTTAAGCTAAACAGTATCGATTACCTGGTGAAGCCCATTACCCGCGATGATATTGCCAAAGGATTAGAGAAATATAAACGGGTTAAAAAGACCTTTGAAAAGGGGCCTGCTTTTAAATTTGCGAAAGAGATACTGAATGAAGATAACTACAAAGATCGTTTCCTGGTTAAACTGGGCCGGAAGTTGTTTCCGCTGAAGGTAGATGAAATCGCCTATTTTATGGCCAGCGATAAATTGGTTTGGCTGGTAACGAACCAAAAGAAAAAGTATATCATCAATTTCACCCTTGCCGAACTTGAAGAGATGCTGAACCCTGAACTGTTTTTCAGGCTGAACCGTCAGTTTATTGCACATATTAATTCTGTGAAGGATCTGGAGCCTTACTTCAAAGGACAAGTTACGGTAAACCTCACCCCGCCGGTGGAGTATGAAATCATCATCAGCCGCAATAAAACTCCCGAACTGAAAGAATGGCTCGGGGTTTAA
- a CDS encoding helix-turn-helix transcriptional regulator translates to MDYVEYSAPVSVSHLVESYWVSTLHPDDFEQDFDFIIPDGSTDVIFMLNGNYLRDDEENNEKHLVEYCSLVPAFRKAVKVYQKPFTKCLGMRFKPGAIQQLTGISLQELSEVGYPLQQLMPELADLAMDEALKKTPAPKIIDQINSWLVTQVKEPRQDHVISAFIAEVIKRQGGVTISAFCESFGMHKSTLEKNFKHATGLSPKQYANLIRFNYLLNQLIFSGASLTETGYDLGYFDQSHMIKDFKKVIGITPKEFLDKNFTVPKLAALSISNKRAHFRSAQI, encoded by the coding sequence ATGGATTATGTTGAATATTCGGCGCCGGTTTCTGTCAGCCATCTTGTAGAATCTTATTGGGTAAGCACGCTCCATCCTGATGATTTTGAACAGGATTTTGACTTCATAATTCCTGACGGCAGCACGGATGTTATCTTTATGCTGAATGGGAATTATTTGAGAGACGATGAGGAAAACAATGAAAAGCATTTAGTCGAGTATTGCAGCTTGGTCCCGGCATTCAGAAAAGCCGTGAAGGTATATCAAAAACCGTTTACAAAATGCCTGGGAATGCGATTTAAGCCCGGGGCTATTCAACAACTAACCGGAATTAGCCTGCAAGAATTAAGCGAAGTGGGATACCCCCTTCAGCAGCTAATGCCGGAATTAGCCGATCTCGCTATGGATGAGGCGTTAAAAAAGACACCAGCTCCAAAAATTATTGATCAGATTAACTCGTGGTTGGTCACTCAGGTTAAAGAACCAAGACAGGATCATGTAATTTCAGCTTTTATTGCCGAAGTGATAAAAAGACAGGGCGGTGTTACCATCTCTGCATTCTGTGAGTCTTTCGGGATGCATAAATCTACCCTTGAAAAGAATTTTAAGCACGCCACCGGACTTTCACCCAAACAATATGCCAACCTGATCCGCTTTAATTATTTGCTTAATCAGTTAATTTTTTCCGGGGCCAGCCTCACCGAAACGGGGTATGATTTAGGCTATTTTGATCAAAGCCATATGATCAAAGACTTCAAAAAAGTGATTGGAATCACTCCTAAAGAGTTTTTGGACAAGAATTTCACCGTACCCAAGCTGGCGGCTCTATCTATTTCAAATAAACGAGCTCATTTCCGATCGGCTCAAATCTGA
- a CDS encoding DUF6503 family protein, protein MNYTLILLITTIGLISNSSDTSGAFCENSEYILKQSKNAHDPDNEWGDAILNIRIQEPRLQNPQRYSVLTLNNKTGYFSLIRDSEVGKVERIIDEEGAPVVLVNGSTQIDEATVNEYRLGEDRNAGYRSFYELMYGLPMSVSEDKLAGIEEGGLLSLEGQEVYGVRIELKEAMISKHWVLYFDKSDYSLAALKFDHSEDSSRPDEILMFDGEYKVGEITIPRFRHWYHQESGEYRGSDVILKDLSDN, encoded by the coding sequence ATGAACTATACATTAATTTTACTGATTACAACTATTGGATTAATTTCTAACAGTAGTGATACCTCAGGTGCTTTTTGCGAGAATAGTGAATACATATTGAAGCAAAGCAAAAATGCTCATGATCCTGACAATGAATGGGGTGATGCCATTTTAAATATTCGCATTCAGGAACCCAGGTTGCAGAATCCTCAGCGCTATTCCGTTCTGACATTAAATAATAAGACAGGCTATTTCAGTTTAATTCGGGATTCTGAGGTTGGAAAGGTTGAACGTATAATCGATGAAGAAGGGGCTCCCGTGGTATTGGTAAATGGTTCAACCCAAATTGATGAAGCTACAGTAAATGAATATCGGCTGGGTGAAGATCGAAACGCAGGCTATCGTTCGTTTTATGAATTGATGTATGGATTGCCGATGTCGGTAAGTGAAGATAAGCTGGCAGGCATTGAGGAGGGCGGACTTTTATCCCTGGAAGGACAGGAAGTTTACGGAGTGAGGATTGAGCTGAAGGAAGCGATGATAAGCAAGCACTGGGTACTTTATTTCGATAAGAGCGATTATTCCTTAGCTGCTTTGAAATTTGATCACTCTGAAGATTCAAGCCGCCCTGATGAAATCCTCATGTTTGACGGGGAGTATAAGGTTGGAGAAATCACGATTCCGAGGTTCCGGCACTGGTATCATCAGGAGAGCGGGGAATACAGAGGGAGTGATGTGATTTTGAAGGATCTGTCCGACAATTAA
- a CDS encoding DUF1579 family protein has translation MKLIMILIVMALAVNTTSYAQTSISDLEPEAYFDFWVGEWELSWTDNQGNAGEGTNTIEKILDGVVIQENFEATRGALEGYKGRSVSVYNPQLQSWHQAWVDNQGGYIDLKGSVDGDKRIFQTAERPGPQGGTIISRMVFYDIEKDSFTWDWESSQDGGESWSLNWRILYQRVK, from the coding sequence ATGAAATTAATTATGATTCTAATTGTGATGGCTTTGGCTGTTAACACTACATCGTATGCTCAAACAAGTATCTCTGATTTAGAACCGGAAGCATACTTCGATTTCTGGGTTGGAGAATGGGAATTGTCGTGGACTGACAATCAGGGGAATGCAGGGGAAGGAACAAACACCATTGAGAAAATTCTGGACGGTGTGGTTATTCAGGAAAATTTTGAGGCCACCCGAGGAGCCCTGGAAGGATATAAAGGCAGGAGCGTTTCGGTTTATAATCCGCAGCTTCAATCATGGCATCAGGCTTGGGTAGATAATCAGGGCGGCTATATCGACCTGAAAGGATCGGTTGATGGAGATAAAAGAATTTTTCAAACAGCAGAAAGGCCGGGTCCACAAGGAGGTACCATCATCAGTCGTATGGTATTTTATGATATTGAAAAAGACTCTTTTACCTGGGACTGGGAGTCTTCACAGGATGGTGGGGAGAGCTGGTCGCTTAACTGGAGAATATTGTATCAAAGGGTGAAATGA
- a CDS encoding SDR family oxidoreductase, which translates to MENKIVLIVGGSGGIGSATAKRFAKENAKVILASRNKANVEKVAKDINDNGGEAFAIEVDATDEASVKKMTEEIANQLGKIDVLINAFGQGIIQPFMDINPADAKEIIDTNVYGTFLVTQTVMKNMKEDERTSVVMFPGTMGKYVMKNASVYAASKFAIQGFTKALVEEQRRGNTRFSLLYLGGVDTPFWDDDRVNMKVKKDMMLTPDEVAEAVFYAVNQPSGSVMNEVVIQPESHQLV; encoded by the coding sequence ATGGAAAATAAAATTGTACTCATTGTAGGCGGATCAGGTGGAATCGGAAGCGCAACGGCAAAGCGATTTGCTAAAGAGAACGCTAAAGTTATACTTGCCTCACGCAATAAAGCCAACGTAGAAAAAGTAGCCAAAGATATTAATGACAACGGGGGAGAGGCTTTTGCCATTGAAGTGGATGCTACCGATGAAGCCTCCGTTAAAAAAATGACGGAAGAAATTGCCAATCAGCTTGGAAAAATCGATGTACTGATTAATGCATTTGGTCAGGGAATCATACAACCTTTCATGGATATCAATCCGGCCGATGCCAAAGAAATCATCGATACCAATGTGTATGGAACGTTTCTGGTTACCCAAACGGTGATGAAGAATATGAAAGAAGACGAACGTACTTCGGTAGTTATGTTTCCGGGAACCATGGGTAAATATGTAATGAAGAACGCTTCTGTATATGCGGCTTCCAAATTCGCCATTCAGGGTTTCACCAAAGCCTTGGTTGAAGAGCAACGAAGGGGCAATACAAGATTTTCTCTACTATATCTGGGTGGTGTGGATACCCCTTTCTGGGACGATGACAGGGTAAACATGAAAGTCAAAAAAGACATGATGCTTACCCCAGATGAAGTAGCTGAAGCTGTTTTCTATGCCGTAAACCAACCCTCCGGTTCGGTTATGAATGAGGTGGTGATTCAGCCGGAAAGTCATCAGTTGGTGTAG